Genomic window (Pyrus communis chromosome 13, drPyrComm1.1, whole genome shotgun sequence):
TATGTAGATATCCAAAGTCAGCTAGCTAGCTACTCTTACAGTTCAAAATTGATCAACAATTTTAGcaaaacatttttaattttcagaccATATTACATTTCTATTACCTGGTCATTTCACTTAATTTACTTGGTCTCTTTAGTTTTTCTGTTTCAATTGTATCTTAATTTGTAATTATTCAATTTCAATATATAATAAAGGTTACAAAGCAGAACAGGCTCCCAGAATGCCTTTATAGCAAGTACAGtcgaaaattttaattaattatattttataacacCATATTAATTAACTGAAAAAAGTATTAACCAAGTACATAAACCACGCACAATGTTAATGTATATGAATTAAAAAGATAAATCAAGAGTGGTACTTAAGGTAGTCATTGTCGGGGCGAAATAGTGAagcctaagaccatctccaattcttgaagtaaaactcaaattttaggttataaACTGACCCCAACTtactccaacccttggggcaaatatgagttttaacccaaaactcttTTATGAGGCAAATTTAGCCTAGAATTTCCCCCGGTTAGTGGGGGTAGCCCACCattatatgtgtattttttttagtttaatatttataaattcattgaattcaacAGTTAggatctaatatgatcaaatccaacagtaaaaaaaagaaagatataatggtccaaatttaaatccaactgctaaagtgattattttttttattttatgtgtttcatattcttccatAGAGTTTCACGAGACTCATGGTatcggtttagtgatttttcaatatttattggaatctaaatatttttacattaaaatgttcataaaatttaattaggaTAGtgtacaaatttctttttttttttttttttttaaatttactttaagaaaaaaaattatcctaaattgaTTCTTTAATAATCACCGGCTAAAAATTCAACCCAGAAGGGTTGGATGAGAAAATTGTTTCAGGGTTAATACCTcaattttttgggttaaaatttttaagttttaactcaaGAGTTGGAGATGTGGTCtaagttgaaaaataaataatgaagaTTAAAATATGTAGAAAGAAGTTTTGTTAAATGGTAAAACGAAAAACTAAGCAAATAGAGGCAAAGAACTGCTCCACCAAAATGTGAAACAATAATCTCACTTGAGCCGAGTCTCAACCATCCGGGCTTCTTGCCTCTTATTCAGCGTTTTTTCGCTTACTTTTATAGTTTCTGTCTTTTATTTCCCTTCCTTCCTCCTCCCTAGTTGTGATACTTCATCCCCATCCCACCATGTGTTTGGATCGGCGGGCTCTAATCAGAAATTGGATATTAGATCCACTTCCCTCTCTCCCCCTTCCCTTCCCCCAACCAGTATGTTGGATCTCCATCGAGGCCAAGTGTTGGGTATTTTACATACCCCTTAGCCTCACCTTCTTCCCATATGTTACTTTGTTTGTCTATATTTGCAGGGGTTTGTGAAGGGGACTTGGATCTGGTGTCTACTTTCTCAGTTTAGAGTTTGGCTTCCTCCGAGGATGTGACTGCGGCAGCAATGTGGTCTTTGCTGCAGGAGATTAGTGTTTTTTTATTGTCTATTTTCTGTTGCCTTCAAACCTAAACTTGTGTGGGCCTCCCATTATATCTTGGGTTGCTACTATCATTTTGTTTGGGCCTTTTACTTTTCCTGTAGTTGTTTGCCCCATCTTTTTTGGGCCTTGTACTAGTTTTTATTGTAATAAAAATTGTCTTcgtgataaaaataaaataaaaataaatgaaaccaTGAACCAGATATGGGtattaaccaaaacaaaaagaaccaaTAAAGACTAATTGGTTTTGGCTGATGTTGTCGGGATAATAATGTGTAACCTACAAGAAAAAGGTAGTCAATGGTAAAAAAAGTATATTTTACTGGTCTTGTTTGGTGAGATTCTCCTTTTGATTTCATATTGTCATATTATCATTGTGATTATGTAAGGTTTCCATACTATCAttttagataaattattttttgttggtcTTATTATATCTTATATTAGTTATTGGAGGGTTTGTTTTGTTATGGTTGCTACCATGGCCAGGTTAGGCTTTATGTCCTCATTGACtgattgtaaattttttttataaataaagcaACCTCATTGTCACTTCTTATGATAACAATGCTAGAGTTGGATTGACTTTCGGATTttaccggaaaaaaaaaaaaagcattagtCACTATTATGGTGTGCTATTAGGTACTTTTTAGCTTTTGCCATATATCTTTcattaataacatcatttttACGCCAccaaaaacaatcaaacaactaCTAATCTTGGTAACTGTtgctcatttttcttgtagtggtATTTGCCCATTTGTtgtgaaataaaaacaatatttttatctTGTTCAAATAATTTTATGAGAATTTAGAACCAAGGGGAAAGTTTAAAAATAGAATTAGCTATTTCTTTGGCTCCACTATGCTATGCATCACTTGGTGGTGTTGACTCCATTTGTACCCACACTGATTATTTGTTGTATCAAACCGCAACTATCGTTTCATCTATGTATTACCAAGGAGAGCAAGGGGTTTGTAGCTAGCGTTTGAGAGCATATACCTTTGCAGCCAGAGTCTTGTAATACCAAAAAAGTCTTAAGGAGGAAGTTTAGAAACAGAGCCTGTATTTAACGGACATACATTCTTAGGATTGCAAATACGTACTCATTGGAAATAATGATCCATCCAATTGTCAACTCCCTTGAAGCTGAACACACTTCTATTGAACTACAAAAAAGTTAGAAAGGCATCAGCTAGCTAAGATTCTGTGCATGCCTTTTTTTAAAGAAATGCAAAGACAGAAATTAAGCAAGATATAAAGGTTAGGATGTTAGACAAAGTAAAGAACATTCTCGATTTTTGTAGATCGACCAAGCCTACAAGAAACCTGTAAATGATCAACACTTCAAGGAATTAAGGAAAGGTCATATGAAATTTTGGAAAACTACTATGTACCATAAAATGCCCGCGCTATATATGTCATTCCTTTGTAACATATTTTCGTAAAactaaatattataattatatCGCTagtaatatatattaaaaattaggTAACTTAATTGCTCAAAACAAAACGGAACGATAAATTTCTTATCATAAATCAAGAGTAAAAGCATAAAAAGGCAGCAATAATAAGATTGATATGGTAACCAACCAAAACTGAAAATAATGTAAATTAAACCCATTTAACGGTTTGCAAATAACCAATTTAATAATCCTAATTATTGTgggataaaaatattttaatttgcatAACATGTTTCCTACAATCCCCCGTATATAttgcaaattaaaacaaacaaaagatagacaaaTACAAGAAACGGCTATATAGCTATTAACAACGATAATTTTTAGGAGGTAAAATGATTTGTAATttgaattatttaaaaaatctaacaaaaaaaaaagttagaaagGCATCAGCTAGCTAAGATTCTGTGCTTGCCTTGTTTTAAAGAAATGCAAAGACAGAAATTAAGCAAGATATAAAGGTTAGGATGTTAGACAAACTAAAGAACATTCTCGATTTTTGTAGATCGACCAAGCCTACAAGAAACCTGTAAATGATCAAGCTATATATTTTATATGCCTATGACAGATCCAAACACCTAGAAAAGCAGCTAGCTGACTGATTTTCACATGGATTCTAATGGTGAATATGAGACAGAAGCAGAGACCATGGCTCTTCATCGGGCCAGATCTTCTTTTCAAGAATTAGAATCTTCTGATTCTGAGCCCGAGGGAAGGCCCCAAGCTAGACCAGCTGCAGCAACATATCCTCCTCCCAAAGCACAAGGCCCTTCTCAGGTACAAACATACTCGCAATCTTGTCTTTTTCCTAATTCAGGTCAAGATTGCTCCATTAATTTGTCTTCTCTGCGTTTTAATAGGCCACCAGTGAGGGCTTGGGCAGGTCTCCTCGACTTCCTCAAGCTTCTGGAGTTATAGGGATTCCAATCCCTTGGCCTCTAAAGGTTGCAGCTGCTGAATCCTTTCCTGTTATTCATGCTGATGTTGCCCATGCTACCCCTGCTACTCCTGCTTTTGATGGTCCTGGTGTGATGCCTTCTCCTTTGGCTTCTCTTTCAGCCACGACCCCTTTGCCTGAACTAGTTAAAGAGTTTGGGCAAATTGTAACGAAGCTGAGATCCACAAGGCGCCATTCTGAGCCTCAACATCTTCAAGATCAGCGCAGGATCTTCAGAGAATGGATGCAGAGGGACTTTTCTGCCTTCTTTAGCCTTAAGGCTCTTCAAGATGCTGAGATAGCTCTCACTAAATTATACCAAGCCCACCAAATGACTAAGGTGCAATATGAgtccttcctttccttctttgAAAATCTAACGGCCTTGAGGGATCAACATCTTAAGGCCGAGAGGCAAGCCAACAGGGTGAGGTGCTACAAGGAGAAGCACACTCAGACCTCCACTACTCTGCAACAGCTGGTGGAGGAGGGCTCGTCCATGGAGGATCGGATAATAGTGGTAGTTGCTGAGATCCAAAAACTGGAGGAACAACTTTCTGCTTTGAAAGCTGAGCAGATGACTCTCGAGCAAGCTATACAAAAAGATGGAGGAAGTCAAGAAAGTAAACCACGAAGTGGAGGAGTCTGAAGCCCAACTAGCCAACAGCAATATAGCTTTAGAAGAGCCGGGTCGTATTTTTACCATCATGCAGACTTATCATTCTAGGATAGCTGCTTTGGCTAAAGATGTAAACTTGTTAATTTAGGGCTTATGTATTGATGAGTCGATATGTTACTTTATATTTTACCATAATCTTAGTATTATCTAGAAAATACGTCGGAATGTTGCGACGGGAACTGAATGCATCAGGTGTAactgcatgaatatgacacaaCTACTTGGTTTTCATCTAAATTCAATTCAGTTGGCATAAAGAGGCAGTACAATTTACAAGACGAACTTAAACTTTTCAGATCACAAAAGTTGTATGTTTTGTACATAAATTAAGgtaacacaaaaaaaacaaaggtaCAATTCCAAGTAATAAATTGTCAGGACCAATTATTTAAGAAAACTTATGACCAGAAGTATCAGAAGTTTAACATTATAGATCTAGTTATTGTTCACACCCATTATAACACCTTATACTCTACTTACACCCAacaaattattctttttttttttttgcccccaGCATGTGGTTCAACAACGAGAGAGTTCAAAGTTCGAACCAGGAACCCTTCTCCGCATTGACCAGCCCTGTAACCTCCCATACTTTTGGGCATACATAACAGGAGGAACGggtgcgaaaaaaaaaaaaggggagttAAACATGGACACATCGTATTTACTATGACCCTAACTCATGTTACCACTTTTTAGAATTCTAGCCAAAATGTAAAATATGTCGGATcacaatttcttttaaaaataaaatatttaattttaacatTTTACTTTTGCACGGGGAAGTCACAGTGAACAATAAAATTTGAGATTCAACATCAACagaattaaggaaaaaaaaaaatctgagaaTTGGAGAATTTGAAATTGACTCACATCAGCAACATATATGTTGTTAGGAAGCTCTTCCTGTAATTCACTCTAAAATTCTCCCTATATAAAATACAacaaaacattataaaataaaattacaaaatcaataATATAATTCATGTTTAAACCAGGATaattcacacacaaaaaaagaaaaaaaaaaaaaaaagggataaatTGCACTCTAAAACTTGACCTGCTTTCTTTGTAATAGAATCCAAGATCTCACGTTTTATTACCAAGAAAAGCCAAATCCCGCATCAAGCAGTGGGTATAGAAAAGCTCTTCTACGTAGCTTCACCTATTAGCCCCGAACTTTGGTGAACGTCTATGAATACCTTTGGTGCTGACCTTCCGAACTTCATTGAATGTCCATAGATACCTTGAGTACTGCCCTTTGAATATTAGAGATGGCTTCATACCTGCCCTCCAactgtttgataaaatgtctaAAAGAAGAGTTAATAAATGGTGATCTTAGTAAATAACAAAGCATCATCATTTTTGGACAAATATATTAATGGGATACAATGATATCAAACATTGTTAGTGTGTTCAAGATAAGTGTGTTTTTTTGTTAAGCATTCATATGGGAGCAGCCTTGGAACATGTTAGTTACCCTCGCAAATGAAGTATTAACATATGTGTGCCTTTCCAAATAACTTCAGGCCAACCAAAATTCGATGAAATAGCGATATGCATACTATTtatggtaaaaaaatttgtactGACCCTCCTAATATTATTTTCTGGATCCGCCACTGATGTTTGGTGCCCAGATAGCAATATGTGCAAGTTGATCAAGAGGTCACTAATGGGTTTTAGCCAGTTAACCATTTTgctaaaaaatattttgcaaaaagtGGACCATCTTTAACTTTAAAAGACCATCTCTATCTTGCCTAGACATATTGCATCACCAATGGCTTGCTTCACATTCACAAAAATGAGCAGTGCCCATTGACACATGGGCAAACCTCAATGGTACCAACCGAATCACAGCAATCctccaaagaaaaacaaacaacgAAATGACTTCAAgaaaaatctctatcatttctTCAGTGAAGTGCCCTAAGTTGGAAAAgagtaaaatttaaattgaaaaacaataatCTAACATAGATAAAtttcaaaagaggaaacaaaatCCATCATTATTCCATGTGTGTGATATGAGATGTTTGAATCTTGAGCAATCGGTGAGCAAAACGTGAAAAGGCGAGAGCCGGTTCGAACTAAGCAAGAGAGAGCAAATAAGGCAGTTGGTTTGgcttaaaagaaagaaaatcaacTCTAGAAACCACACGCGCTTGTTCTCCAACCTAACTCAACAGTAAAGAAAAGAtctgaattgttttttttttcctaccttTTCCAACTTTGTGTGTGCCTGCTCATGACATCAGGTGTGAAGATCAAACCATATCCATACAGAGAGGTTAAAgtcaaatattttcttttatttaaaaccTCAGGATCCTAAAAGCACatcatgacacaccccgatcgagatcagggtatgctggctgtcacgtggaagtgacgtaaccatgtgcacagtgcggaagctaataaaataataataaaggtagtacaaataaataaaaaccagctttacacaTAGTAATGAcgaacaagtgcaagcgtaagtgtgaatcctaagttcagagcataaaagcctaatgcagtccggaagaaaacgacacaacaaaagcacacccgaaggtggtcctacactggtggtggtctgtcagatatgccgaggaaaatcctcagggaagccaccaaacgtgctagccaactagaacctggaggggcgcaaaacaaaagcgtgagtgggcaaaaacaaagcttttcgaaaaccatttaataaataagttctaacccctcgccgtaaaacctgtatacttcccagaaaatataatatgaatatatatatataaacaagttatgctcagaaatatgctaTGACAAGACCAttaagtaaaatgcaagtgctcaggtaatatcgcatcaatatcatataatctgtcagccggagtcacctaacgtgacctgtacggctgaatctagagctcaaatctccatctcactaactagacctgcacacgagtcggaaccacctaaagtggtctgtacgacaggcctgggtgtaatatatatatatacgctcaagtgctacgatcacgtgaaggctgggcgaataatcgcgggtcacctacgagtcggaaccacctaaagtggtctgtacgacaggactgtgcacctaacttggatccaagatgagcgtgtggtgcgggaggtgaacatcacgtgaaggactgtgcccaactatgggcgggagcactaacactgggggtgcaggttatgagctctctatatgcatctcaaatcgttactgaatgtaaacataaatcacaactcacctggcacttacctgtgcgtccataGCACcaacatacacatatatatacaattaacaatgcataaacaaacgacAAACTgtaggcatggcatataaacgaatagacgttctaaatcaatttctgggaaaagtataagtatataggtatatacggaaaaccaaaagcccactcactggtatgtggaagggttgtaacccccttacctcgagtgaccacgctcgtcctcgggataggtatcacctatatgcgaaacaactacaaaaacgttaattttaaggcacataaccaaccttatgaaataacttctcaaacaatgctcaaatggggtgtatgaatacagcaacgtgatctactcaacctcaggaacatcaccatatttttagaaaaaaatttcaccgccgcacgcgcccccacgcgccggccacgcgcaggcacgtgcctggcacgctaacggtgtcagttaacgccgtcaggaatattccgttaactttaacggattccgttaacaccgttaggaatattccgtccaaactaacggaatattccgtcgtcttctccagcgaggctccggcgccgtcgccggcgccggaaaatcgggaaaatttcaaatcgcgatatcttcttcgtttttcaaccaaatttcacaaaattggtaccaaaatgaagcttacaatgagaggaacaaaatcataccactttcaagtgctaaaatccacggaatctcgccgggaaaattcccccaactccggccaacctcgaaactcacgatcccgacgtccaaaaccttcaaacgaaccaccccgagcctcctaaggacctcaccaagcttcctacaagcttaaaattcccaaaaacataagaatttacgtaTGCATAAACAGTGCCAAGAATCGGGTAtctcgagttcgacgtgaaaacgaaggtaaccttacctgaaatgggtatggttggactcctacggacctcacgagcatggatatgtactttgtttcttcgatctgtgcaaattacaagggttttggggtgtgtccgtacacatagatatgaaaatgggaagggaaatggcacgGGACAGGTGCAGGGATAGGGGGAAAGGGTGAGGGAAAATATGggaaagtgtgtgtgtggtccacaactAGCCACaccaactcaaaacaaccacacaacgtaaaaatcacactaggggcaaaatcgtcttttcacgcgtacgttttaaaattttcgaaacgggctgtcacaacctacccaccttattaGAATTTCACAAGTAATAACATTAGAATGGAAACCTTATATAGTGATTAAGGCCCTTGAATATACTTGTGAAGCTTGCATTCGGAACTGATACGGCCTAATACCAACTAAGGGCGTGCAATCAAAATTTAGCTTagcataaaactaattgacaatatggggAGTAATTTAACTATTTATAAGAACATGTGAGGTTGAGGTTTATTCTTTTTCTGATGTGTGATTCATacttgtggatgcaaatttcttcctccttcttcttggacaaaattgcacctacaaaacaattaacaccttagggtcaaggccaagagcctcatgcgCTCACGATGAAttttggggtgggggggggggtgggaggGGGtttgctttggccaaagaacctctgatgccaaagttagaatttaaagagaaaagtgtttaaagagtttttggaattttgcaagagtgtgaacctaggtttttagagaaaaatgggTAGTAATTTAAAGGGCATGGCCAGTCCCCTTTGGAGAAAAGGTGGCCGGCATTTGGGATGCTTTTTGTGTGCATTTTGTGGTTTAATGTGTGAGTTATTTGgcaattaatgaattaattgggtaattaatccattaattagccaattaacacaTTTTTGGAATGAATATTTTGGAGGTTATTAAATAATTACCTTGTGGAAAATAtaggatgaggatggatgaaataactttgaatttgttacctattttgggcacttttaacTTGATTGTGGAATGTTTGTTCATTACTCGCGCGTAGGAATTCTGGtgctcctcaagggtaattttgttctttttgccCAAAAAACTACGTGTCGCCTCTTGTTGGTGaggggatttcttgaggcagttaaggatcatcttgttggatgcttggGCTCGCctattgccttgaggatatctcggcgtggacatgtgctgcttaatgccatacttttggaagaacttcgccatACATTTGCCCACGAATTGCGggccgttgtcagtgataatggattgtgggatgccaaatcggcaaatgttgttcctccatatgaagtgcTTTATGTCCATTTGAGTCGTGGTCATCTTAGgctctgcttctacccatttggtgaagtagttggtTGCCACaatcatcatgcctctgccccCAGTAGCAGGTGGCATAAGTCCTACCAGGTCCattgcccactgcatgaatgGCCTATGACTCGTATGCGGGTGTAACTCGCTGGCAGGTAGTGTTGGTATCAACTTGTAGCGCTGGGAACGGTtgcacttttgtactaacttctTAGCATCTTGGTGCATGGTAGGGTGTTGTGGAGCTGGGGCCATGTTACACGTAGCAAAAGATGCTCAACTGTCGATATTGGACCATTCTAAAGCTAAATTATGGAACAAGGGTCCGCTAGGGCCGTATGACGCGCAGCAGGAGGTAGTGCTCAACTGCCGGTACATGTTGCTCttatgtagaatcttttggggTGACAATGACAGAACTTGCTTCCGAGTGTGTCATTCCAGTGTTCGTCTGCCTTTGGCGTGTCTTTTGGGCGGAGTTGTTGCGTTCGTCAGAAAACTTTGCATCCGCTAAGGTCTATGCCTTTATCGCTGCGCGTTTGGATTAGGTAGAGTAATGCGTCATGAGGATGACTGCGTGCATTTGAAGGTAAAACTTAAGCTTTCGGGTTGCAACAACTATCACCAAAGtaagcttttgaatttctgataGCATCGAGAAGAGCTTTTGAACAGTGGAATACAGGTAGTCGGGCCCTCAGCTTTTCTCGTATGATAGTAGAGCTTATTGCTGTTTCAGATACCGTCAAACATGTGAATCAGTCCTCCTCTGCTTCCGGTTTGGATAGTAAAGAGGTGATGTCgggtacttcttcaagtccttgaatgtgcattggcgtgcctcgtcccaaagtgcatgcttctttgCTAGAGCAAAAGAGTCTGCTACaattagatcttctttcatgatcaatttttttaatagcgGGTGGTCTGCTagaagtcctttttggaaggttGCTTTAGCTATTGAGTTGTTGTATCCGACTATCCTtgctttctctgctttgaacctcttcacatagtcatGAAGCGActcttttgggttcttcttgacgttGAACAAATGGTCGGACTTCTTTTTGATCGAGCAATATGATGTATATTCTTtggtaaaaaccaaagaaagttcatCAAAACTTCAGATAGATTATGGCGGCAAggtgtagaaccaatcttgTGCCTCCCCTTGTATAGTGATGGCGAATATCTTACACATGAGATCGTCGTTGTTTCGATAGAGGATCATTGCGGTTCGGTAGTGCTTTAAGTGTATCTCCGGGTCTTCATCCCCTTTAAAAGATGTGAAATGTTGCATGCTGAACTCGCGTGAAGGCTCTGCCTGCTAGATCTCGTTCGTGAAGGGTAACCTACTTATGTTGGTTCTGTTCCGTCGTAGTGCCTTGTCGGTGACCtcgttgcattggaaatcaCACAATCGCTTGGTCAAGAGTCTctctacttcttcttgaattttcctTTGTTAGGGTAGCAAAGCTTTCGGCTGCCCCCAGTCATGACTTGCTGTTCTAGGCTGGTCTTCCATGTGTTTAGCTCGTCTATGCCGTGGATGCGATGCGTGTGGTGCGTTCCTAGCAGGCGAATGAGTTCTTCACAGGTTGCCAGTTGAACTTAAGCCGAATTGAGTGATTGCTTCTCTCCGTCCGTCGTGCTGCCTgctccgatgtgaggtggatgatgctCCTTACGAGCTTAgccgcgaatgaacacttcgcttggaaggttgctcatgttgactatTGGAGTGTGAccccaaccgtgaatgtatgcttGTCCGTGAACCTAGCCGAGAGTGCACGTTTCTCCACGTGCTAAGACAGGAGTATACGCTACCTCGGGGGCTCAACTAGGAGTGTACACTGCCCAAATGCTCGATTCGTGGCTGGTCGAGTGGTTGGTCGAGTGGCTACTTGCCAGGATGCTGTTGGAGGGgttctttgtttgcccttgaCTTGTTTCGGGACACCTCGTTTGGGGCACGTTGCATCTCGGTGCGCTGCAAAGgctggttcaccaaggtcgtttgttgtgcaagggcgctcgtcaactctatgacttgtcgaaacaagtgttgttctccatttgggttggaataGCTTGGAAGAAATGATTCTCCTTGAGCAATGGAAGTGTGGTGGACTCCGAGCACGAGATTTGAGTTAGGAAATGTTAAATCCACAGaaaaatgtggtgaaaatgctcCCAGTTCGATCGTTGGTCCGAAAATTTGGAGCCGAAAtggttgaactaatcttggatCGATTTGGGCTGCTTAAAAGGTCACGGGAGTAGATTGGGCCACAGGAGTAGGCTGCTCGGCGGGAG
Coding sequences:
- the LOC137711947 gene encoding uncharacterized protein, which encodes MDSNGEYETEAETMALHRARSSFQELESSDSEPEGRPQARPAAATYPPPKAQGPSQATSEGLGRSPRLPQASGVIGIPIPWPLKVAAAESFPVIHADVAHATPATPAFDGPGVMPSPLASLSATTPLPELVKEFGQIVTKLRSTRRHSEPQHLQDQRRIFREWMQRDFSAFFSLKALQDAEIALTKLYQAHQMTKVQYESFLSFFENLTALRDQHLKAERQANRVRCYKEKHTQTSTTLQQLVEEGSSMEDRIIVVVAEIQKLEEQLSALKAEQMTLEQAIQKDGGSQESKPRSGGV